The segment GTAGCCATTCACCATAGCCCATGCCGGCTTCAATGGCATGACCAAATGTATGACCAAAATTTAAGGTTGCACGAATACCGCCTTCTCTTTCATCGGCAGATACGACTGCGGATTTAATTTCACAAGAACGCAAAACAGCATGACTCATTGCATCGGTATCGCATGCAAGCAGTGGCTTTGCATTTGCCTCAATCCAATCTAAAAATTTAGCATCAGCAATTGCGCCATGTTTGACAACTTCAGCCAGCCCTGCTGAAAGTTCTCTAGCGGGAAGTGTTTTTAATGTATTCAGATCGGCAATAACTGCGACAGGTTGATGAAAGGCGCCGATCATGTTTTTACCTAGGGGATGATTAATTCCTGTTTTGCCGCCAACAGAAGAATCCACTTGCGCTAATAGAGTGGTTGGCACTTGAATGAAACGAACGCCCCGCATGAAGCTGGCTGCAGCAAAACCCGTCATATCACCAATGACGCCACCACCCAGAGCAACCAGCATTGTTTGTCTATCGGCACCAAATTTCAGGAGGTCGTCAAAAATAAGCTGCAGATTTTTCCAGTCTTTATAAGACTCGCCATCAGGCAAAACAATGGCCCTAACTTTTTTACCAAAGGTTTCTAAAGTCTTATTTAGGCGCTGTGCATACAAAGGAGCTACGGTAGTGTTGGTAACAACAAAAATAGAACTAGCTTTTTCACAAGCCTTAAAGAGATCGGGCTGATCAATTAAGTCGGCACCGATATAAATGGGGTAGCTACGATTACCAAGATCTACTTCAAGTGTTTTCATGATGATGTTCAGGCGGAAAGTTCAAGCTGCATGATGAGAGTATTGACCAATTGATTGACGCTGGGTTTGCCGGTTTCAATCACGTGGTCAGCAATTTCTCGATATAAAGGATCGCGAATTGCATATAGGTTTTCTAGAATTTTTTTAGCATCACCATTGCGTAGTAATGGACGCCCTTCGCTACCTTTGGTGCGATGCCATAGCTCGATTGGATTTGCGTGCAGATAAATAACAGTGCCTTGTTCGCTTAGTGCTTTGCGATTTTCAGGAAGTAGCACCGCTCCACCACCTGTGGCTAAAACAATATTGTTTTCGTTTGTGATTTCTCGGATGGCTTGAGCCTCGCGTTTACGAAAGCCTTCTTCGCCTTCCATTTCAAAAATCACTGGGATTTTGACGCCACAACGCTCTTCAATGACATGATCGGCATCTAGAAAACGGCGACCTAATTTTTTTGCGAGGACTTTACCGACGGTCGACTTTCCGGCGCCCATGAGGCCGATCAGAAAGATATTGTTTGTCGTAGAGTTCACCCCTCGATTTTATTAGGGTTTATCGAGGACGGTAGGGGTAAGGAAGACCAAGAGTTCAGTTTTGTCTTGTAATTTAGATTTATGGCGAAATAAATAGCCAAGAAGTGGGATATCTCCCAATAAAGGGACTTTGACTTCATCTTCTCGTTCTGTAGTTTGAAAGATTCCCCCGATGATTG is part of the Polynucleobacter tropicus genome and harbors:
- the aroB gene encoding 3-dehydroquinate synthase gives rise to the protein MKTLEVDLGNRSYPIYIGADLIDQPDLFKACEKASSIFVVTNTTVAPLYAQRLNKTLETFGKKVRAIVLPDGESYKDWKNLQLIFDDLLKFGADRQTMLVALGGGVIGDMTGFAAASFMRGVRFIQVPTTLLAQVDSSVGGKTGINHPLGKNMIGAFHQPVAVIADLNTLKTLPARELSAGLAEVVKHGAIADAKFLDWIEANAKPLLACDTDAMSHAVLRSCEIKSAVVSADEREGGIRATLNFGHTFGHAIEAGMGYGEWLHGEAVGCGMVLGADLSCRLNYITKAEADRLTKIIQSMNLPIAPPKFGGKRYLELMQVDKKTESGQIRYVVLEKIGKAQIQGVPDAQVLETLTATGAA
- a CDS encoding shikimate kinase, with product MNSTTNNIFLIGLMGAGKSTVGKVLAKKLGRRFLDADHVIEERCGVKIPVIFEMEGEEGFRKREAQAIREITNENNIVLATGGGAVLLPENRKALSEQGTVIYLHANPIELWHRTKGSEGRPLLRNGDAKKILENLYAIRDPLYREIADHVIETGKPSVNQLVNTLIMQLELSA